A genomic segment from Glycine soja cultivar W05 chromosome 20, ASM419377v2, whole genome shotgun sequence encodes:
- the LOC114401997 gene encoding uncharacterized protein LOC114401997 gives MIDLGQLSYFLGIEFKETEVGVMMHQSKYAADLLVKFQMSNCNPVAAPTEIGLLMSLNNEGELADATLYKQIVGSLRYLCNTRPNIAYSVGTISRFMKAPKICHDGCKEDLKICEGHN, from the coding sequence atgattgaCCTGGGCCAACTATCCTATTTCCTTGGCATTGAATTCAAGGAAACTGAAGTAGGTGTGATGATGCATCAAAGTAAATACGCAGCTGACTTGCTTGTGAAGTTTCAGATGAGCAATTGCAATCCAGTTGCAGCTCCAACTGAAATTGGACTATTGATGAGCTTGAATAATGAAGGAGAACTAGCAGATGCTACTTTGTACAAACAAATAGTTGGCTCACTCAGGTATTTGTGTAATACAAGACCTAACATAGCTTATAGTGTTGGCACTATAAGCAGGTTTATGAAGGCACCTAAGATTTGTCATGATGGCTGCAAAGAGGATCTTAAGATATGTGAAGGGCACAACTGA